AAGTGATTGGGGCGGATTTGTACCCGATAGTTTTTTTTAGGAGCTTACTGCCGTGCGCCCTGTGAAATAGATGGAGAAAATTTTTTTGCAAGTTTAATTGCCGGAGTAATAAGATAAATGCCGGATATTCTGTTTAGAGTATCCGGCTTAATATGTCATTACCATCTATTTTTCAATTACCCGTGTAAAAATCTTCGAATTGCCCGCTTACGTTTTCGGGAGCAGTCGAAGTGTTCTTAAACTGTAAAGATGAAAATGTCTTGGGTGGTTGCCGCAGGGGGCACCGGTTCATTTTAGGCTGCCTGCAAAATGCGCAGAATGCGGGATTTTTGGGGGAAATTGTAAATCGGAATTGTTCACCACCGACCGTGGGATGCCCGGAAACAATTTGATCAGTATTAAACCCCCGTCCTCTAAACTTAAACCTTGCGTCAGCAATTAAAATGCACGATTTTGAATAAGTAAGCATCATTTAAAAGATTATGAACAGATAAGCTGGAGTACAAGAAGTGTGTGACAAGGTGATTAGCAGTTTTTTCTTTCTCATATTCATGACATCGCGACTCTGTGGAGCAGATTTCTTTTCATATATCCCTTCCACAGATTTGCAAAGAAACGGAACAATGCGTGTCGAAGCTACCTTTGAAACAGATCCTTCGCTCTGGGCTAACTGGTTTGATGTAGATGAGGTTGCACGAAAAAGGCTTGTGCACAGTGGAGAAATGACATCTCAGAACTGGAGCATCGGTATCGGAAAAGGAAGTCAGATATTCTCTTTTCAGGGGGAATTCGGAGAAGCTATCCCCCCACAGAACCATCCCGGCGCACCATGGATAGATGAGGTTGTTCAGATCGTTGCGGTCAACAGACATCTCAATAACAGACGTGTAACCAGAACGATAGAGACGTATTACAAGGATTCTTTGGGAAACGATATGATCAGGGCAACCAGCTGCAGAGACAGCGCGTGGTTTGTTCATCAGGCCGGAGCATACCAACGGGATACGGTACTGCTTGATAACACTTTTTATTCACCAATTTTAGCGGACTACCAGGACAATAACACCTATGGTACTGTATGCTGGCCTCAACAGGCACATGCTCACTCGATCTTTACTTCAGATTTGCTCTATTGGCAAAGGATCAGAGATTGTGGCTCAGGTATAATAGAAATCACCTATGCAATCTATAACTATGGCGAAACAATTGTCGATTATCTGAATCTACCGTGGGGAGGCGTAAGAGAAAGCACTTTGCCTGTCCATATTCTTTCTAAACCAGATGGCAGCTGGGAAGCGAAAGACGGAAGATTTGGTGATGGACTTCTGGAAAATCTCAGCAACACTGGTGGATGGGCACTCTTTGCACAAAACGAGAATCCTGATGCACTGGCCCTTTCCTATGTTTTTGGAAGGGATAAACATTTGGGGAAAGCGGGCTATGAAGCACAGTGGGCGGCTTCGCGCTGGAGGTACGGAAGGGGAGCTCCGCTTGCGATCTATCCGGGAATGGAGAATAGGGATTTTTTTGTAGGGGTTGTTAATCCACGTATTGAGATTAGGAAAGGGGAAATGTTTTATTGGAGGTGGTTTGCGGTTGTCGGAAAACTGGATAGCGTTATTGCCGAATCCAACATGCTTGCAGATTCAGTTGATTACGGACTCCTTTCTTTTAGAGTGTCAGAGGCGGAAAAAATACCTGTCTATTATGATGGGCAAAGCTATTCGACGAAAGGAGTGGGTACCAGAATCGGAGAGCTTTATGATCGTCCAGTCCACGGAGCTGCTCCGGTATTTGTGATGGAAAACAAAACGGATAACAGCATAACACTCACACAAAATCCCAATGAGTTTAACGACTCTCTTCTGCTGGGCATCGGGATGGTCTATCGCCCTTACCTTTCACGGTATCGCTGTACTGCGCTGCTTGGATTTGGCAGTGAAAAACAGATGAGAGCACTTCAGAATACTACTACTGTTAAAAGTAAAATAAACAAAGATGTATTTAGTACACCTGAAGTATACAGTCACAAACAGAGAATAGTTTTTAATCCTCCGGATGGCACAAAGAGTATCACTGTTCATAATCTTCGGGGGCAACTGATAAAAAAATTTACAGAACCATTTGCAACTACATTCTCCTGGAAATACACAGGGACTTCATCTGTGCTGCTTGTCAGGTTAGTATCAGAAAACAGAACTGTCAGCAGGAGAGTATTTGTTATGAGGTAAGTAAGACCTATCAGTACTTTGAAACTTAGCTGATATTTGTAAATGGTGAGTGCGGGAGGGTGTCCGGTTCCTAAAGCGGTTCAAGTCTAAAATTCTGTAGTAAAAAGTACTAAGATAAGCTGCTGAGAGCAACAGAACACTCGTAGATAGGGCTGGTTTTTCTTTTATTGTGTACAACGAGCAGTTAAATTATTGACCTTTCAGTGCTTCCTCTATAGCCTTAATCACCTTCGGAGCAAGTGGTTCTGTTCGGCTGCCAAAACGGGTTATTACTGTCCCATCTCTTGATATCAGAAACTTGTTGAAATTCCAGGTGATTCGTCCTGCAACATTCTTGTTTGTCTCTTTGGAGGTAAGAAAGGTATACAAAGGATGCTGTTTTTCACCTCTTTTTACGGATATTTTGGAAAACAGAGGAAATGTTACACCGAAATTTACACGGCAAAACTCAAGAATCTCTTCATTTGTTCCGGGCTCCTGGTTTTTAAAATCATTAGAGGGAAATCCAAGAATATAAAACCCCTCATCTTTGTATTTTTCATAGAGTTTTTGAAGTCCATCATACTGCTTTGTAAAGCCGCATTTACTTGCCACATTAACAATCAGAAGAACTTTTCCTTCATAGGGCCTTAAGGTAGTTTCTTCACCGGTTATTGTGGTAACCGGAATATCGTATATCGATTGCATACTCGTTTCTCCTTTTTGATCTGAAATACCTGCTTCGCTTAGTATTAGAGCAAAAATTATTCTTATTACAGGCCTTGGCCGCATCCGCCCCGGGTGTACCCTGAAAAATCCATAATTGTCTTTTTTTTATTTGGTTGTAGTATAGGCGAAGGTGTTAACCCCCCACATTGGTATTGCCGAGTATAGGGGCGTGTAGGGGGCACCAAAGATAGTCTTGCCAAACATTGGGAAAAGAAGGAAATCACACTGCTGCTAATTAATCCGAATAAAAAACCTGGATGTTCAGGGAGAGCGGAATCGTGATATCGGTGGCTATATAATACTCCTTCCTTTCCCCATATCACAAATGCCAGTGTTTTCCCCCTGAATAACATTCACTTTTATATACAGCCGGTGTATAGGAAAAATCTTTCAGAGGGGCTAAGAAAAGAGCATCAGCCCGAGAAAAAACAGAATTGGGACCACAAATTGCGACCTCTGAAACCGCACCATCAGGATAAACAAAAAGATAGTAGGTTTGAATGGATTGATATCCCGCCAGCCTTGATTATAAGATTAAAAAGATTGGCAGCTGAATAACCCGAGTCACAAAATAGAAAACAGGAGGTGCATACATGAAAAGAAACCATTTTTTGCAGTTGAAAATGTCATTAACATTAGTGGCGGTATTCTTTTTTTTGACGGGCTGCGGTCTTTCATGGTCGGCCAGGGTCGAAGGTGAAATGGGATCACCACCATCTAAGAGAGCTTCAGGTTCAAATAATTACAGAAATGCTCCCAAAATACCTCCAGGACATATGCCACCTCCGGGCAAGTGCCGTATCTGGTGTCCTGATACCCCTCCCGGCAGACAGCCACCACCAGGGGATTGCAGGGAACTGAGGAGAAAAGTACCTGCCGGGGCATGGCTTATTGAAGGATGAAAAAAGTGTCTGCAATAGGCCTGAGAATGAAGTACACCGGTAACACAGGCTTGACAGTAACCTTAAGCATTCACGTTTGACAAAATCTGCCGCTTTACTTTCAAAGCGGCTTTTTTTTAATGTAGTTGGATTTTACAGCAGTTTTTAACAAATGGGTTACGCTTATCAGTAATTTTCAGTTTTTGTATAATACCGCATTCAGGCTCTCCTGATTTATATTGTAAATTGTTTGGTATGAGTCAGTCTTAAAAATCAAAAAAGCGATAGAATATGCAAAATGTAATCACTCCAGATCCGGTTAAGCACTTTGGATTCCAACAGTGCAATGGTTGCAGAATGACTCCATGTGTCAGCCTCAGGTTCGCAACTGCACAAGAAGGCTCTTACACCTTTGTTCATAGACTTTACTACGGGTATTCCAATTGTCCTCTTGGGGAGGGGACTACAGAGGAAGTAGTGTGGTATCTTCAGCAGATTCCTTCATATAAGGTGATAGATCATTATAATGATATCTGTTTTTATCTGACTGAAAATGAATATCTTAACAACCGACCAGAACATCATTTACAGGGTATTAATGATATTTATGGATACATCGCTTTTATAATTCAACTTCTTGACAATAATATTATTGCGGCTATTGGTATTCCTCACGGTTATGAAAAAAATGAGAAACTAAAAAGATGGTTTAACGCCAATAAAGCTCAACAGAGCATTGAAGATGGGTCTATAGATGAGCTAATAGATCTTGATTCTCCCGCTTTGACAGATGAACTCGCCGTAGAGAAAAAACCAGAAATATCTCTGACAAATCCACGCTGGGAACATATTGATGAAATAAAACTCAACAATTCTCCCAATGTAGCAAATCTGGGCGATAATATCCTCCTAAAGGTTTCTGTAACTGGTCTGCCAAACGGTGCTGGAATGGAGTTTTTTATCTATGATGTAAGCGGTGACACCCCAAGACGCATTGCCATTGTGGACGGCAAAAACAAAAACGGTACAGGAACTGCAGAGTGGGTTATAGATGTGGCCGGGGTAGATGAATACAGCAAGTTGCAACTGGAATTTGAGGCTAAGGCCAGGAGTAAATACAGCGAAAAGTGTGATATAAAAATTAGAAGTTTCGAGTTCGTGTTTAGTTTTTGATGAGTTTTTTTTCAGGAGTGGGAACGGTTCTCTTAATACTCCCGGGGACATATCGGAGGATAATTGCTGTTTGATCCGGTTTGCCCTGGGCTGTTG
The genomic region above belongs to Chitinispirillum alkaliphilum and contains:
- a CDS encoding Glutathione peroxidase family protein; this encodes MQSIYDIPVTTITGEETTLRPYEGKVLLIVNVASKCGFTKQYDGLQKLYEKYKDEGFYILGFPSNDFKNQEPGTNEEILEFCRVNFGVTFPLFSKISVKRGEKQHPLYTFLTSKETNKNVAGRITWNFNKFLISRDGTVITRFGSRTEPLAPKVIKAIEEALKGQ